Part of the Candidatus Cloacimonadota bacterium genome is shown below.
TCATTGCAATATTTTCTTATAGCAAATTTATAATTCCGTTGCGTTTCTCCTACTTGTGCCTATCCCTTTGCTATCTAATCATCCAATTTATTGAACATATCTTTCTCAACCGCACAAATAGGGCATAACCAAAATTCAGGTAATTCCTCAAAGGGAATTCCTTCATTTTCTACCGGATCATAAACGTAGCCGCAAATACTACAGATATACTTTACATTCTCTTTCATACAAACTCCTTAAAATTTATACGCCAAAATTATAATATCAGGTTTTATTAATCAATTATTTTGAAAAAATTCAGAGGTTTTATTTATGAGAATATTTTCAGCGGAAAGAATTAAATTTTATTCTCACATGCATTTTTGAGCAAGGGGAATTTTATCGTTAGAATTACCGCACACAATTTTTTAAATTTATTTACCATCACCACATTTCTTCATAACTCAAGAAATATAAAAAAAATTTGTCCGCTTCCCGGCGGATTACAAACATATAATAAATTTTGCAATATACAGCCCTCTAATAAATCTTATAAAACCTGCCTTAATTTTGAATATATTATGAACATTATTTCAATTTTTTTCAACTCAACCCCTAGTCCCTTCTCTTCAAAAAGAAGGGGAAAACCCCCTCTTTTTTCAAGAGAGGGGGTTTGGGGGTGAGTTTAAATACCTATAATTTCTACTAAAACAAAAAAAATGGTGGGTGATACTGGACTCGAACCAGTGACCCCTACGATGTGAACGTAGTGCTCTAACCAACTGAGCTAATCACCCATCAAATATAACAATAATTGACCATCAGATAAAATAAAGTCAAATTTAGCTATTTTTTATTTCTGCTTGTGCTGTGGATAATCTTGCAATTGGAACTCGGAATGGGGAGCAACTAACATAATCCAAGCCAACTTTATGGCAAAATTCTATGGATTTGGGTTCTCCACCATGTTCACCGCAGATTCCGATAGTTAGGTTTTTGTTTACGGAACGTCCCTTTTCAACCGCAATTTTCACCAACTGCCCAATCCCTTTTTGATCTAAGGATTGGAAGGGATCATTTTCCAGCAAACCTTTTTCAACATATTGTTTTAGGAATTTTCCAGCGTCATCACGCGAAAAGCCAAAGCCCATTTGGGTTAGGTCATTTGTCCCGAAAGAGAAAAATTCAGCTTCTTTTGCGATTTCATCAGCAACAAGACAAGCACGAGGAATTTCAATCATAGTTCCAATCTTATAATGAAGATTCACGCCTTTTTCTTTGATAATTTCGTCAGCGAGTTTGCGTGCAAATTCTTCGATAAATGAGAATTCACTAACATCGCAGACGAGCGGAATCATAATTTCCGGTTGAACATCTACACCTTTTCCCACCAAATAGCAGGAAGCCTCGATTATTGCCTCAACCTGCATTTTATAAATGTCTGGAAAAGTTACTCCGAGTCGGCAGCCCCGATGTCCGAGCATGGGATTGAATTCTTTTAATTTATTAATTGTTGATTTAATGTCAAGAAGGGATTTACCGAATTTTTGACTCAACTTTTCAATACCCTTTTTATCATCACTTTTTGGCAAAAATTCATGCAAAGGAGGGTCGAGAAGTCTAATGGTTACAGGAAATCCCTGCATCACTTCCAATATTCCCTTAAAATCTTCAATTTGTACTTTTTTTAATTCAGAAAGAGGATATTTGCGATCTGCTTCTGTTTCAGCTAGAATCATACCACGCACATAATCAATCCTGTCTTCTTCAAAAAACATGTGTTCTGTTCGGCATAATCCGATTCCTTTTGCACCATATCTTCTGGCAACCGTTGAATCTTTGGGATTATCTGCATTTGCATGAACTTCAAGTTTGCTAATCTCATCACTCCAGTCCATTAATTCATTGAACTCATTAGAAAACGTTGGTGTTTCCGTACCGATTTTTCCCTTGATAACTTCACCGGTTCCACCATCAAGAGAGATAAAATCGCCGCCATGAATTTCTTCGCCATTTGCAATAAAACAAAGAGACTTGTCCTTCTGCTCTGTGAAAGAAATATCACCGCATCCTGCAACACAACATTTTCCCATTCCTCTTGCTACAACAGCAGCGTGAGAAGTCATTCCACCAAGTTGGGTGAGGATTCCATTTGCAGAATGCATCCCTGAAATATCTTCAGGAGAAGTCTCTTTTCGGACAAGAATCACCGGAACATTTTGTTCTTTTGCTTTTACTGCATCCTCTGATGTGAATACAACTTTTCCAACTGCTGCACCTGGGGAAGCAGGAAGTCCTTTTGCAAGCAACCTTCCTTCTTTTATGGCTTTCTTCTTTTCAGCATCCCGAAAACTTGGGTGAAGTAATTGGTCGAGTTGGGCAGGATCAATTCTCATAATAGCGATTTCCTTATCAATTATACCTTCTTTTACCATATCTACAGCAATTTTTACGGCGGCGTGGGCGGTGCGTTTACCTGTTCTGGTTTGGAGAAGAAAAAGATTACCTTTTTGAATCGTGAATTCCAAATCCTGCATATCTTTATAATGGTTTTCAAGTTTTTTTTGGATTGTATAAAGTTCTTTGTAAACTTCGGGCATCAATTCCTCTAAGGAAGGATATTTTTCTTTTCGCTCATCTTCGGGAACATTTGCATTTTTTGCCCAATTCTTTGAACCTTTTTGGGTGATCTCTTGGGGTGTACGGATACCTGCAACCACATCTTCCCCCTGAGCATTAACGAGAAATTCACCGTAAAATTCATTTTTACCTGTGGAAGGATCTCGTGTAAAAGCAACTCCGGTAGCACAATCGTTACCCATATTTCCAAATACCATTGCTTGAACATTTACCGCAGTTCCCAGCAAACCGGTAATCGAATTTATTTTTCGGTATTCGATAGCACGCTTGTTATTCCATGAACCAAAGACAGCATCAATGGATTCCCATAGTTGTTGTTTGGGGTCTTGAGGGAATTCGTGCCCAAGTTGCGTTTTATAAACTTCTTTGAATTGGGCGACAATCATCTTTAAATCTTCCGTTGATAATTGCAAATCAACGGAAAGGTCTTTCTTTCTTTTTATCTGAGTTAGAATTTCTTCAAAATATTCACCATCAATTCCGTGAGCAACATTACCGAACATCTGAATAAGTCTGCGGTAAGCATCCCAGGCAAAACGGGGATTATTTGAAGCTTCACCAAATTTTTCCACGACCGAATCATTCAAGCCCAAATTAAGAATCGTATCCATCATTCCGGGCATAGATTGAGCAGCACCGGATCGAACCGACAAGAGTAAAGGATTGTTGGGATCACCCAATTTCATGCCCATCTCATTTTCCAATTTTTTAAGATTGTTTTCAACTTCTTCTCGCAAATTTAGGGGATAATTATTTTCGTGCTCAGTAAAATATTTACAAATTTCCGTAGTGAGTGTAAATCCGGGGGGAACAGAAATGCCAATGCTACACATTTCCGCCAAATTTGCACCTTTGCCGCCAAGTAGTTCTTTCAAACTTTTATCACCATCTACCTGTGTTTTTCCAAAATAAAATACTTGCTTTTTCATATTACCTCTTTTTCGTTCCGAATATTCGGAATTATTTATAATATATGTTAATACTTTTTCGGGTACCAGTTTTTCAATTGATACTCCATTGGTCAATTTTTCCCGAATTTCCTGTGAGGAAATTGGGATTTTAGGGATTTCAATAAATTTTAATTTATCAATGTAATCTAATGGTCCTTTTTGAAACCGGTCATTTATATTTCTGCTCAGAACCACAAATTGGGCAAGTTGCAGCAGTTTTTTAAATTTAAACCAATTTTTAATCTCGGGAACATTATCTTCACCGATAATGAAATATAGATCGTCAGCAGGATATAACTTCTGTAATTTTATCAAAGTGTGATAGGTGTAAGAATTGGAATTATCATCACTTCTTTCCAGTTCGAGCAACTTAAAACCGTTTTTACCTTCAAGTGCCAGAGCAAGCATCTCTTTTCTCTGTTTATAGGATGCTACCGGCTTTTTATGGGGAGGATTACCGGATGGAACAAAGAACACTTGATCCAAGCCAAGCTCATTTTTGCAATATTCTGCAATTTTCAAATGACCAAAATGGATAGGGTCAAAAGTTCCGCCAAGTATTCCGATTTTCATATGAAGGATATCTTTGTAACACCAAACACTAAAAATCTAATAAATATATTGATTTTTATATGCTCCCGGGTGCAATGTGAACAACCGTCCCCTTATTCAACAATAAATTGCTCAATAACTTTAATATAAGGATGATTCGGATAATTTTTCCGAAATCTTTCCAGTAAAATCGCAAGTGAATCCCAATCTTTTTGATCAATATAAATTTTTGCAGCAAGGATTGAGGACTTTTCATCAATGTCAGAAGTCCGGTTTAAGACAAGAATCTCTTTGAGATACATCAGCGAAGCGTTGTAATACCCCATTATAAAATACAAATCGGCGTTATCGTATTTTTTCTCAAGTAATTTATTTCTGCAAGTGTAAATTATGTTTTCTGCTTCTGCACCGTTCTCTGCATCTGGATAATTGCTAAGATACTGAATAAAATATTCGATTGCTTTTATTGTCTCGGTTTGATCATAAGAAGGTGGGTTGGAGATTTTGTAATAACTTTTACCCAACATAAAAAGAGAATTTTGGGCATAACTTGATAGCGGATAAAGACGCAGTAATTCCTGATATTCATAAATAGCATCTTCGTAAAGTTTCAAATGAAAATAGGAATTTGCCAATCTGAATTGTGCTTTTCGGATAAGAGTATCACCCCTGCTTTCAAAAGTAATAATTTCGTAAATATCTTTTGCTCGATTATATTTATGATTGTCGTAAAGTCGATCGGCTTTCTGCATTTTCCGGGAGATTGTCATATTGTCAACCTTCTGATGATGTGCACAAGCAACGATGGAAATGGCAAAAATTATTACAAGCAATTTTTGAATATTAAATTTCATAATGTAAATTAAACCTTTCGATTATTGATTTTCTAATAAGTCAATTTTCTCATCTACTAATAAAATATTGTGGTAACCGGGATGAGTCTCTCGAATTTCTTTTAGCTGAGTTAAAGCACCTTGGTATTCTTTCATGCCAATCAGACAGAGAGCGATTTTCAACTTAGCATCCACGGTTTTATCTGTAAACGAGTAATTCGAAATCACTTTATCGAAGCTATACATTGCAGTTTCATATTGTTCCAGACAGTAATAGCATTCACCAATCCAATAT
Proteins encoded:
- a CDS encoding rubredoxin, whose product is MKENVKYICSICGYVYDPVENEGIPFEELPEFWLCPICAVEKDMFNKLDD
- the bamD gene encoding outer membrane protein assembly factor BamD — protein: MKFNIQKLLVIIFAISIVACAHHQKVDNMTISRKMQKADRLYDNHKYNRAKDIYEIITFESRGDTLIRKAQFRLANSYFHLKLYEDAIYEYQELLRLYPLSSYAQNSLFMLGKSYYKISNPPSYDQTETIKAIEYFIQYLSNYPDAENGAEAENIIYTCRNKLLEKKYDNADLYFIMGYYNASLMYLKEILVLNRTSDIDEKSSILAAKIYIDQKDWDSLAILLERFRKNYPNHPYIKVIEQFIVE
- the ppdK gene encoding pyruvate, phosphate dikinase; its protein translation is MKIGILGGTFDPIHFGHLKIAEYCKNELGLDQVFFVPSGNPPHKKPVASYKQRKEMLALALEGKNGFKLLELERSDDNSNSYTYHTLIKLQKLYPADDLYFIIGEDNVPEIKNWFKFKKLLQLAQFVVLSRNINDRFQKGPLDYIDKLKFIEIPKIPISSQEIREKLTNGVSIEKLVPEKVLTYIINNSEYSERKRGNMKKQVFYFGKTQVDGDKSLKELLGGKGANLAEMCSIGISVPPGFTLTTEICKYFTEHENNYPLNLREEVENNLKKLENEMGMKLGDPNNPLLLSVRSGAAQSMPGMMDTILNLGLNDSVVEKFGEASNNPRFAWDAYRRLIQMFGNVAHGIDGEYFEEILTQIKRKKDLSVDLQLSTEDLKMIVAQFKEVYKTQLGHEFPQDPKQQLWESIDAVFGSWNNKRAIEYRKINSITGLLGTAVNVQAMVFGNMGNDCATGVAFTRDPSTGKNEFYGEFLVNAQGEDVVAGIRTPQEITQKGSKNWAKNANVPEDERKEKYPSLEELMPEVYKELYTIQKKLENHYKDMQDLEFTIQKGNLFLLQTRTGKRTAHAAVKIAVDMVKEGIIDKEIAIMRIDPAQLDQLLHPSFRDAEKKKAIKEGRLLAKGLPASPGAAVGKVVFTSEDAVKAKEQNVPVILVRKETSPEDISGMHSANGILTQLGGMTSHAAVVARGMGKCCVAGCGDISFTEQKDKSLCFIANGEEIHGGDFISLDGGTGEVIKGKIGTETPTFSNEFNELMDWSDEISKLEVHANADNPKDSTVARRYGAKGIGLCRTEHMFFEEDRIDYVRGMILAETEADRKYPLSELKKVQIEDFKGILEVMQGFPVTIRLLDPPLHEFLPKSDDKKGIEKLSQKFGKSLLDIKSTINKLKEFNPMLGHRGCRLGVTFPDIYKMQVEAIIEASCYLVGKGVDVQPEIMIPLVCDVSEFSFIEEFARKLADEIIKEKGVNLHYKIGTMIEIPRACLVADEIAKEAEFFSFGTNDLTQMGFGFSRDDAGKFLKQYVEKGLLENDPFQSLDQKGIGQLVKIAVEKGRSVNKNLTIGICGEHGGEPKSIEFCHKVGLDYVSCSPFRVPIARLSTAQAEIKNS